A genomic stretch from Bos javanicus breed banteng chromosome 29, ARS-OSU_banteng_1.0, whole genome shotgun sequence includes:
- the CCDC15 gene encoding coiled-coil domain-containing protein 15 isoform X5: MPRSMAPLKKPRNTSKLPLALNPLKSKNVLAVLAERNQAIVPVGAWVEPAPPDSSEVPAATSAYIIEEELKEQLRKKQEALKRFQRQVKSRVNQQIRLRKKQQLQRSYEAAEKEGSIAMYSSDPAHLTPKRTSVFPSNLNAAIGRARLPPPQMLEGGLEDRENQSELFQQQAQALSQSMKQARHRLASFKTVNQKDAPEFPDDRKKSFPTQEKALCRKPSFTRINIGVRGELPLEVHQGLLTPADYQKFMDDQEPEESSSVMIDKKGKKHLSWGDQEAVFPEDKDIPFSRVQKVQFKTPLFDVIEEEEVKQLHQDILPEAQDYLPEAQGDLTSVLDVEWEAQRCEPRLSTQHIDLEGHTVEPKAQAIKTKTKSCILKDQTVGLEDGDIALEVQDFPLQNQTFLPTDQHILPKDQNIQPECQDQDFLPSDQKVCFKETYCDTNEKGRKDFSLASYQYLPPKLQYQASIRDQSKCIMQPSCFKKSELGRGIASGVWLHRNFGQASHNVTDERWREELFLEHCECVVHEIQDPVSAREKSLCSIQQPCVGTAERWQEDLLLDGHHHLAPKQQREASSRKQVGDEYQSRLNTEFQTPLALQSGVSQEEDKKERQKQYLRYRRLFMDIEREQVKEQQRQKEHKKKIENRRKTLQEGMRAQRLF; encoded by the exons ATGCCAAGAAGTATGGCCCCCCTCAAGAAGCCTCGAAATACCTCAAAGTTGCCCCTGGCTTTAAACCCCTTGAAGAGCAAGAATGTGTTGGCAGTGCTGGCTGAGAGGAACCAGGCTATAGTACCCGTCGGGGCCTGGGTGGAGCCTGCCCCGCCAGATAGTTCAGAAGTCCCGGCAGCT ACTTCAGCATATATaattgaagaagaactgaaggaGCAGCTAAGAAAGAAGCAAGAAGCTCTGAAGCGTTTTCAGAGACAAGTCAAAAGCCGAGTAAATCAGCAAATTAGGCTGAGGAAAAAGCAACAACTTCAGCGGTCTTATGAAGCT GCAGAGAAAGAAGGCTCTATAGCCATGTACTCTTCAGATCCAGCACACTTAACTCCTAAAAGAACCAGCGTTTTTCCAAGCAATTTGAATGCTGCTATTGGAAGGGCCAGATTGCCTCCTCCCCAGATGCTTGAGGGTGGACTAGAAGACCGAGAGAATCAGAGTGAACTGTTCCAACAACAAGCCCAGGCT CTTAGTCAAAGCATGAAACAAGCACGTCACCGGCTGGCATCATTTAAAACTGTGAATCAGAAAGATGCACCAGAGTTTCCAGATGATAGAAAGAAAAGCTTTCCCACCCAGGAG aaaGCACTTTGTAGGAAGCCATCATTTACCAGGATAAATATAGGCGTAAGAGGAGAACTGCCCTTGGAGGTCCATCAAGGTCTTTTAACTCCTGCAGATTACCAGAAATTTATGGATGATCAG GAACCTGAGGAATCTTCATCTGTTATGAtagataagaaagggaaaaagcatTTGTCTTGGGGGGACCAGGAGGCTGTCTTTCCTGAAGACAAAGATATACCTTTCAGCAGAGTTCAG AAAGTACAGTTCAAAACCCCACTATTTGATGTGatagaagaggaagaagtaaaGCAGTTACATCAGGACATTTTGCCAGAAGCCCAGGATTATCTTCCAGAAGCTCAGGGGGATTTGACGAGTGTCCTTGATGTTGAGTGGGAAGCCCAGCGCTGTGAGCCGAGACTCAGTACCCAGCATATCGACCTGGAAGGCCACACTGTTGAGCCCAAAGCCCAGGCCATTAAGACAAAAACTAAGAGTTGTATCCTGAAAGACCAGACTGTTGGACTAGAAGATGGGGATATTGCCTTGGAAGTGCAAGATTTTCCACTCCAAAATCAGACTTTTCTACCCACAGATCAGCACATTCTCCCCAAAGACCAGAATATTCAACCTGAATGTCAGGACCAGGATTTTCTACCCAGCGATCag aagGTATGCTTCAAGGAGACATACTGTGATACGaatgagaaagggagaaaagactTTTCTCTGGCAAGTTATCAATATCTGCCTCCTAAACTTCAGTACCAGGCTTCCATCAGAGATCAG AGCAAGTGTATTATGCAACCCTCATGTTTCAAGAAATCGGAGCTTGGAAGAGGAATTGCTTCTGGAGTGTGGTTG cacAGGAACTTCGGGCAGGCCTCACATAATGTGACAgatgagagatggagagaggagctatTTCTGGAGCACTGTGAATGTGTTGTTCATGAAATCCAGGATCCAGTTTCTGCCAGAGAGAAG AGCTTATGCTCCATACAGCAACCATGTGTTGGAACAGCTGAAAGATGGCAGGAAGATTTGCTTCTGGATGGGCATCACCATCTTGCGCCCAAGCAGCAGAGAGAGGCTTCCAGCAGAAAACAG GTTGGTGATGAGTATCAATCAAGATTGAACACTGAATTTCAAACTCCCCTGGCACTTCAGTCTGGAGTAAGTCAAGAGGAAGACAAGAAAGAG CGTCAAAAGCAGTATCTGAGGTATAGACGACTTTTCATGGATATTGAAAGAGAACAAGTGAAAGAACAACAAAGGCAAAAAGAACataagaagaaaattgaaaa TAGAAGGAAAACATTACAAGAAGGTATGAGAGCACAGAGACTGTTTTGA